One genomic window of Spiroplasma endosymbiont of Diplazon laetatorius includes the following:
- the metG gene encoding methionine--tRNA ligase → MKKTFYVTTPIYYPSGNLHIGHAYTTTLADVVSRYKKENGYEVFFLTGSDEHGQKIEQKAQENNLAPKEYVDGIVKGFLDLWNLLDIKYDRFIRTTDEDHIFGVKEIFSELLEKDLIYPSTYKGKYCISCEEFLTVEQMDETFHHNVCGKETVDFEEETYMLRVSQFQKYLQDLFATNFLEPEARKKEMLNNFINNDLEDLSVTRVSFNWGIQIKENPKHVIYVWLDALSNYITALGFKSQDDSLLKKFWSEETEVLQIIGKEITRFHSIYWPVMLHSLGLKAPNKLLSHGWILSGDKKMSKSIGNVLDPVEIINTYSSDALRFYIINNLPTDKDGSFTNELFIESFNNNLANNVGNLISRVSNMIIKYFEGQLPEKDISNHWLVQKGFETIEEYKKLMDVYNMSEATQVVLKLGQECNKFIEDSKPWALEKEGKTEELLEVLSVLQKNIVIISYLLKPILVKSYPSMIKQMGLNPDEINFENIKSDFNYEKIIDKLVLFERIK, encoded by the coding sequence ATGAAAAAAACATTTTATGTAACAACACCTATTTATTATCCTAGTGGAAACTTACATATAGGGCATGCATATACAACTACTCTTGCAGATGTTGTGTCGAGATATAAAAAAGAAAACGGATATGAAGTTTTCTTTTTAACTGGTTCAGATGAACACGGACAAAAAATTGAACAAAAAGCTCAAGAAAATAATTTGGCTCCAAAAGAATATGTTGATGGAATTGTAAAAGGTTTCTTAGACTTATGAAATTTATTAGATATTAAATATGATCGATTCATTAGAACAACTGATGAAGATCATATTTTTGGTGTTAAAGAGATATTTAGTGAACTTTTAGAAAAAGATTTAATTTATCCATCAACTTACAAAGGTAAGTATTGCATAAGTTGTGAAGAGTTTTTAACTGTTGAACAAATGGATGAAACATTTCATCATAACGTTTGTGGAAAAGAAACTGTAGATTTTGAAGAAGAAACTTATATGCTAAGAGTTTCACAATTTCAAAAATACTTACAAGATTTATTTGCAACAAACTTTTTAGAACCAGAAGCTAGAAAAAAAGAAATGTTAAATAATTTTATTAATAACGACTTAGAAGATTTATCTGTAACAAGAGTATCTTTTAATTGAGGAATTCAAATTAAAGAAAATCCTAAACACGTTATCTATGTTTGGTTAGATGCGCTTTCAAATTATATAACTGCACTTGGTTTTAAATCACAAGATGATAGTTTATTAAAAAAATTCTGAAGCGAAGAAACAGAAGTTTTACAAATTATTGGAAAAGAAATAACAAGGTTTCATTCAATCTATTGACCTGTAATGTTACATTCACTTGGATTGAAAGCGCCAAACAAATTATTGTCACATGGTTGAATTTTAAGTGGAGATAAAAAAATGTCAAAATCAATTGGAAACGTTTTAGACCCGGTTGAAATTATTAACACTTACTCAAGTGACGCTTTAAGATTTTATATAATAAATAATTTACCAACAGACAAAGATGGAAGTTTCACAAATGAACTTTTCATAGAGTCATTTAACAATAACTTAGCAAATAATGTTGGTAACTTAATTTCAAGAGTTTCAAATATGATCATAAAATATTTTGAAGGACAACTTCCTGAAAAAGATATTTCAAATCATTGATTGGTTCAAAAAGGTTTTGAAACAATTGAAGAATATAAAAAGTTAATGGATGTTTACAACATGTCTGAAGCAACTCAAGTTGTTTTAAAATTAGGACAAGAGTGCAATAAGTTTATTGAAGATTCAAAACCTTGAGCTCTAGAAAAAGAAGGTAAGACTGAAGAGCTTTTAGAAGTTCTATCTGTATTGCAAAAAAATATTGTAATAATTTCATATTTACTAAAACCAATATTAGTAAAATCATATCCAAGTATGATTAAACAAATGGGATTGAACCCAGATGAAATTAATTTTGAAAATATCAAAAGTGATTTCAACTATGAAAAAATAATTGATAAGTTAGTTTTATTTGAAAGAATAAAATAA
- a CDS encoding phosphoribosyltransferase: MDNQKLVTLITEEEIKAALTKAGTDLGKTYEGQQLTIVADLSSSFIFIADLIRELPIDVTIQFVTTPSETEDLLIDLGLKHTLKEKNVLIVNDVLNKGNRLKRLYNLVQKEEPANVQILNLIEKNIKDRSVELESTSLFKLEDVFIVGYGLTYKESYRGLKGIYSLSVEE, translated from the coding sequence ATGGATAATCAAAAATTAGTGACTTTAATAACAGAAGAGGAAATCAAAGCAGCTTTAACTAAAGCTGGAACAGATTTGGGTAAAACTTATGAGGGTCAACAACTTACAATTGTGGCCGATCTTTCAAGCTCTTTCATTTTCATAGCAGACTTAATTAGAGAGTTACCAATCGATGTAACAATTCAATTCGTAACAACTCCAAGTGAAACAGAAGATTTATTAATAGATCTTGGTTTAAAACATACTTTAAAAGAAAAAAACGTTTTAATAGTAAATGACGTTTTAAATAAAGGGAACAGATTAAAAAGACTTTATAATCTTGTTCAAAAAGAAGAGCCAGCAAATGTTCAAATTTTAAATTTAATTGAAAAAAACATTAAAGATAGAAGTGTTGAATTAGAAAGCACATCATTATTTAAACTAGAAGATGTATTCATAGTTGGTTATGGTTTAACTTACAAAGAAAGTTACAGAGGACTAAAGGGAATTTATAGTCTTTCGGTAGAAGAATAA
- the purB gene encoding adenylosuccinate lyase, giving the protein MIERYSIKEIEKIWADENKLDIWLDVEKEVVNAWVELGVVPSQEAKTISQKAKVDINRMLEIEQETKHDVVAFTRMISETLGSEKKWIHLGLTSTDIVDTAQNKMIQQSNEILESVLIQLKEVLKQKANETKEIIIMGRTHGMYGEPTSLGLKFLLWFDEINRQIERFELARKQIEVAKISGSMGNYANLEIEVEEYVAKAMNLNLDNISTQVTQRDRHAFLISVIANIASTLEKISTEIRHFQRSEVQEICEGFGKGQKGSSSMPHKKNPISSENICGLSRYARSFVNTAFENNVLWHERDISHSSNERLVFPDIYNIIIYVSKRMTSTINDLVINKDKIELHINEQKGIFFSQRILTHILMNYEFSREEVYDFIQKCTLECQNTKREFKDVLVENGIMNFIKDQKELEDLFDINFFIRNVDKMFRRVMNNHG; this is encoded by the coding sequence ATGATAGAGCGTTATTCAATAAAAGAGATTGAAAAAATCTGAGCAGATGAAAACAAATTAGACATATGATTAGATGTTGAAAAAGAAGTTGTTAATGCATGAGTTGAATTAGGTGTTGTTCCTTCTCAAGAAGCAAAAACTATTTCTCAAAAAGCAAAAGTTGACATTAACAGAATGCTTGAGATTGAACAAGAAACTAAACATGACGTTGTAGCATTTACTAGAATGATTTCTGAAACATTAGGGTCAGAAAAAAAATGAATTCACCTTGGTTTAACTTCTACAGATATAGTTGACACAGCACAAAACAAAATGATTCAACAATCAAATGAGATTTTGGAAAGTGTATTAATTCAGTTAAAAGAAGTTTTAAAACAAAAAGCTAATGAGACTAAAGAAATAATCATAATGGGAAGAACTCACGGGATGTATGGAGAACCAACATCTCTAGGTTTAAAATTCTTATTATGATTTGATGAAATAAACAGACAAATTGAAAGATTTGAATTAGCAAGAAAACAAATAGAGGTTGCTAAAATTTCTGGTTCAATGGGTAACTATGCAAATTTAGAAATTGAAGTGGAAGAGTATGTTGCAAAAGCAATGAATTTAAACTTAGATAACATTTCAACTCAAGTTACACAAAGAGATAGACACGCATTTTTAATATCTGTCATTGCAAATATTGCATCTACTTTAGAAAAAATCTCAACAGAAATTAGACACTTTCAAAGAAGTGAGGTTCAAGAAATTTGTGAAGGATTTGGAAAAGGACAAAAAGGTTCTAGTTCAATGCCGCACAAAAAGAATCCAATAAGTTCAGAAAACATTTGTGGTCTTTCAAGATATGCAAGATCATTTGTGAATACCGCATTTGAAAACAACGTTTTATGACACGAAAGAGATATATCTCATAGTTCAAATGAAAGACTAGTTTTTCCTGATATTTATAATATAATTATATATGTATCAAAGAGAATGACTTCTACTATAAATGACTTGGTAATTAATAAAGATAAAATAGAATTACATATTAATGAGCAAAAAGGTATATTCTTTAGCCAAAGAATACTTACTCATATTTTAATGAATTATGAATTTTCTAGAGAGGAAGTTTATGACTTCATTCAAAAGTGCACTTTAGAGTGTCAAAACACAAAAAGAGAATTTAAAGATGTTTTAGTTGAAAATGGAATAATGAATTTCATTAAGGACCAAAAAGAATTAGAAGATCTTTTTGATATTAATTTCTTTATAAGAAATGTAGACAAAATGTTTAGAAGGGTGATGAATAATCATGGATAA
- a CDS encoding adenylosuccinate synthase, with product MQKYNSLVVVGSQWGDEGKGKMTDYFAQRADVVVRFAGGDNAGHVINFNGQKHKVTIIPSGIFNKKVTNIIANGCVVNLINLVKEFEIIKQSGVDYGNLLISDRVQLILPYHIKIDEAQEEARGVNKIGTTKRGIGPTYQDKVSRLGIRLGELEDDNFKERFKEVFDYQMKFLKNMFDIEALDFEKTYNELLEAYNQIKDKVIDTDIFIESAIKDGKKVLFEGAQGALLDIDHGTYPYVTSSNTSANNASVGSGIGHKLIDSTMGVVKAYSTRVGAGAFPTELVNEIGDGIRERGHEYGSNTKRPRRVGWLDAVALKHAIRTSGIDSIFITLLDVLSGVDEIKICVRYELDGKEIISVPSTNQKYEKCKPIYMSNPGWKEDITNVKSFDQLPDAARNYLKMIEKICEVQIAGFSVGPDREQTILLENIF from the coding sequence ATGCAAAAATATAATTCATTAGTTGTTGTTGGTTCTCAATGAGGAGATGAAGGAAAAGGTAAGATGACTGACTACTTTGCTCAAAGAGCAGATGTGGTTGTTAGATTTGCTGGTGGAGATAATGCAGGACACGTTATTAATTTCAATGGTCAAAAGCATAAAGTTACAATAATACCATCAGGAATTTTTAATAAAAAAGTTACAAACATAATTGCAAATGGATGTGTTGTTAATTTAATTAACCTTGTTAAAGAATTTGAAATAATAAAACAAAGTGGAGTGGATTATGGAAACCTATTGATATCTGATAGAGTTCAACTTATTCTTCCATATCATATAAAAATTGATGAGGCTCAAGAAGAGGCTCGTGGAGTTAATAAGATTGGTACAACAAAAAGAGGTATTGGTCCAACTTATCAAGATAAAGTTTCTAGACTGGGAATAAGATTAGGAGAACTAGAAGACGATAACTTTAAAGAAAGATTTAAAGAAGTTTTTGATTATCAAATGAAGTTTTTAAAAAACATGTTTGATATAGAAGCTTTAGACTTTGAAAAAACTTATAACGAATTATTGGAAGCTTATAATCAAATAAAAGACAAAGTTATAGATACTGATATTTTTATTGAATCAGCAATTAAAGACGGAAAAAAAGTATTATTTGAAGGAGCGCAAGGAGCTCTTTTAGATATAGATCATGGAACTTATCCATATGTTACAAGTTCAAACACTTCAGCTAATAATGCATCAGTTGGTAGTGGAATAGGACATAAGTTAATTGACTCAACAATGGGTGTTGTAAAAGCTTACTCAACAAGAGTTGGAGCTGGTGCCTTCCCAACAGAATTGGTTAATGAAATTGGAGACGGAATTAGAGAACGTGGACATGAATATGGTTCAAACACAAAAAGACCAAGAAGAGTTGGGTGATTAGATGCTGTTGCTCTTAAGCACGCAATAAGAACATCAGGAATCGATTCTATTTTTATAACTCTTCTAGATGTTTTATCTGGAGTTGATGAAATAAAAATATGTGTTAGATATGAACTAGATGGAAAAGAAATCATAAGTGTTCCAAGTACAAATCAAAAATATGAAAAATGTAAACCAATTTACATGTCAAACCCAGGATGAAAAGAAGATATTACTAATGTAAAATCTTTTGACCAATTACCTGATGCTGCAAGAAACTACTTAAAAATGATTGAAAAAATTTGTGAAGTTCAAATAGCTGGTTTCTCAGTAGGACCTGACAGAGAACAAACAATATTACTTGAAAATATATTCTAG
- the pth gene encoding aminoacyl-tRNA hydrolase — protein sequence MPKLIVGLGNPGSNYTTTRHNAGFIAIDVLLEKYGVQKETEDFKSQIFFSNIKGEKVLFVKPQTFMNLSGEAVISIMNYYKIDIKDLIVIYDDKDLDIANLRFRDNGSAGGHNGIKNIISHLKTEKFNRLKIGIGAPNQYKIVDWVLSKMSSEEINLIKENLSKISGFVEEFILEEDLKKIMNKYN from the coding sequence ATGCCAAAACTAATTGTAGGTTTGGGAAATCCTGGTTCTAATTATACAACTACAAGACACAATGCAGGTTTTATAGCAATTGATGTATTGCTAGAAAAATACGGTGTTCAAAAAGAAACAGAGGACTTTAAGTCACAAATATTTTTTTCTAATATTAAGGGTGAAAAAGTTTTATTTGTGAAGCCTCAAACTTTTATGAATCTTTCAGGTGAAGCTGTTATATCAATAATGAACTATTACAAAATTGATATAAAAGATCTGATAGTTATCTATGATGATAAAGATTTAGATATAGCAAATTTAAGATTCAGAGATAACGGAAGTGCTGGTGGGCACAACGGTATAAAAAATATTATAAGTCACTTAAAAACTGAAAAATTTAATAGGTTGAAAATAGGTATAGGCGCACCTAATCAATATAAAATCGTTGATTGAGTGTTATCAAAAATGAGTTCAGAAGAAATAAATTTAATAAAAGAAAATTTATCAAAGATTTCAGGATTTGTTGAAGAATTTATTTTAGAAGAAGATCTAAAAAAAATTATGAACAAATATAATTAA
- a CDS encoding ribose-phosphate pyrophosphokinase, which yields MNKKDIMIFGLTSNQSLTKKVCEILGVEESQAKTSKFLDGEMIVQSLDSVRGQEIYIIQSTNQPVNDNLMELLIAVDAFKRASAAKINVVIPYFGYARQDRKAKGRQPITSRLVANLIETAGVHRVITVDLHSAQIMGFFNIPIDNFSTAQIVASEIIDTIVAEKLDPEQCLLVSPDHGGLTRVHGVAKYTGNITNGIAVIAKRRPEPNKAEVEFILGDVKDKTCFIIDDMIDTGGTIIKGAQALKEQGAKEIYIIACHGLFNGEAVSKMESVINDGTVKQVVVTDTIQIPEERKFKNLKIISVAKLLARMIQSSYEESSLTGVYNDEQNDIVKRVEEYTKGFKK from the coding sequence ATGAACAAAAAAGACATTATGATTTTTGGTTTAACATCAAACCAAAGTTTAACTAAAAAAGTTTGTGAAATCTTAGGAGTTGAGGAATCACAAGCTAAAACATCTAAATTTTTAGATGGTGAAATGATTGTTCAATCTCTTGACTCAGTTAGGGGTCAAGAAATTTACATTATTCAATCAACAAATCAACCAGTTAATGATAACCTGATGGAATTATTAATAGCTGTTGATGCTTTCAAAAGAGCTAGCGCTGCAAAAATAAATGTAGTTATACCTTATTTTGGATATGCTCGTCAAGACAGAAAAGCAAAAGGAAGACAACCAATTACTTCAAGATTAGTTGCAAACCTAATTGAAACTGCTGGAGTTCACAGAGTTATTACTGTTGATCTTCACTCTGCACAAATAATGGGATTCTTTAATATCCCAATTGATAACTTTTCTACAGCACAAATTGTTGCTTCAGAAATTATTGATACAATAGTGGCTGAAAAATTAGACCCAGAGCAATGTCTGTTAGTTTCACCAGATCACGGTGGATTAACAAGGGTTCATGGTGTTGCAAAATATACAGGAAACATTACTAATGGTATTGCTGTTATTGCAAAAAGAAGACCAGAACCAAATAAAGCGGAAGTTGAATTCATTCTTGGTGATGTAAAAGATAAAACATGTTTCATTATCGATGACATGATTGATACTGGTGGAACAATAATAAAAGGAGCTCAAGCTTTAAAAGAACAAGGAGCTAAAGAAATTTATATTATTGCTTGTCATGGTTTATTTAATGGAGAAGCTGTTTCAAAAATGGAATCAGTTATAAATGATGGAACTGTAAAACAAGTTGTTGTTACAGATACAATCCAAATACCGGAAGAAAGAAAATTCAAAAACTTAAAAATCATCTCTGTAGCTAAATTACTTGCTAGAATGATTCAAAGTTCTTATGAAGAGTCATCTCTTACAGGTGTTTACAATGATGAACAAAATGACATTGTAAAAAGAGTTGAAGAATATACAAAAGGATTCAAAAAATAG
- a CDS encoding ABC-F family ATP-binding cassette domain-containing protein, which yields MGLVFLENLTHANGGKKLYDNTSFRLNRGEHIALIGPNGAGKTTLLNIIAGKMLSDKGDLKIHQKTKIGYLDQHQEVDMEETVDSYLKGAFEELFELEARMNKIYEDMAIEYKEEDLVKALAYQDTLNLNDFDSIDKRIGNLVTGLGIGLDKLERKMGELSGGQRGKVILAKLLLSGDDFLLLDEPTNFLDLEQVKWLAKFLQSFEKAFIMVSHDNDFINKTCGIIYALDNLKLTRYVGNYDKYLEEAEIQKEQYDKAFASQQKEIKKLETYVAKNKARASTAKSAQSRQKQLEKIDVMQERRDLTKPKFSFNYKRPSTNVIVRAENLVIGYDSALLHALNFELREGEKCIISGRNGIGKTTFLKTMSTEIPAFEGKVELGNAVEYAYFKQIEDVRGITPITYLMDRFDDITESEARAKIAQFGVKSGLMMQPMEKLSGGEQTRIRLAALSMIPCSLLVLDEPTNHIDVLAKEALLEAIENFKGTVILTTHDINFSTNWANRTLDFSDLV from the coding sequence ATGGGATTAGTTTTTTTAGAAAATCTAACACATGCAAATGGTGGTAAAAAACTTTATGATAATACTTCATTTAGATTAAATAGAGGTGAACACATAGCTTTAATTGGGCCTAACGGAGCTGGTAAAACAACTTTATTAAATATAATAGCTGGTAAAATGCTTTCAGACAAAGGTGATTTAAAAATACACCAAAAAACTAAAATAGGTTATTTAGATCAACACCAGGAAGTTGATATGGAAGAAACTGTTGATTCATATCTAAAAGGAGCTTTTGAAGAATTATTTGAACTTGAAGCTCGTATGAATAAAATATATGAAGATATGGCCATAGAATACAAAGAAGAAGATTTGGTTAAGGCTTTAGCTTACCAAGATACATTGAACTTAAACGATTTTGATTCAATAGATAAAAGAATTGGTAACTTAGTTACTGGTTTAGGTATCGGTTTAGATAAATTAGAAAGAAAAATGGGAGAACTTAGTGGTGGACAAAGAGGAAAAGTTATCCTTGCAAAACTATTATTAAGTGGAGATGATTTCTTATTACTTGACGAACCCACAAACTTCTTGGACTTAGAACAAGTTAAATGACTTGCAAAGTTTTTACAATCTTTTGAAAAAGCTTTTATTATGGTTTCTCATGATAATGACTTCATAAATAAGACTTGTGGAATTATCTATGCTTTAGATAACCTTAAATTAACAAGATATGTTGGAAACTATGATAAATATCTAGAAGAAGCAGAAATACAAAAAGAACAATACGACAAAGCATTTGCTTCTCAACAAAAAGAAATTAAAAAACTTGAGACTTATGTTGCTAAAAATAAAGCTAGAGCTTCTACTGCAAAATCTGCTCAATCAAGACAAAAACAACTTGAAAAAATAGATGTAATGCAAGAAAGAAGAGATCTAACTAAACCTAAGTTTAGTTTCAACTATAAAAGACCAAGCACAAACGTTATTGTAAGAGCAGAAAATTTAGTTATTGGTTATGATTCTGCACTTTTACATGCTCTTAATTTTGAATTAAGAGAAGGAGAAAAATGTATTATTAGTGGACGTAACGGTATTGGTAAAACAACTTTCTTAAAAACAATGTCTACAGAAATACCTGCTTTTGAAGGTAAGGTAGAACTTGGAAACGCAGTTGAATATGCTTACTTTAAACAAATAGAGGATGTTAGAGGTATAACACCAATAACTTACTTAATGGATCGTTTTGATGATATTACCGAGTCAGAAGCAAGAGCTAAAATTGCTCAATTCGGGGTTAAAAGTGGTTTAATGATGCAACCTATGGAAAAACTTTCAGGGGGAGAACAAACAAGAATTAGATTAGCAGCATTGAGTATGATTCCTTGTAGCTTACTGGTACTTGACGAACCTACAAACCACATTGATGTTTTAGCTAAAGAAGCTTTATTAGAAGCTATCGAAAACTTTAAAGGTACAGTTATTTTAACAACTCACGATATTAACTTTTCTACAAACTGAGCTAATAGGACTTTGGATTTCTCAGATTTAGTGTAA
- the rsmA gene encoding 16S rRNA (adenine(1518)-N(6)/adenine(1519)-N(6))-dimethyltransferase RsmA, which translates to MEFAKKKFGQNFISDKNLINKIINILDQEPNHLIIEIGPGRGALTKELINRFEKVIAIEIDQDMESILKSEISSSKFELIIKDCLEVDLKDLIEKNNYKKISLISNTPYYITSEIIFRTLNVSKLLDKAIFMVQKEVAQRICARANENNYNNLSVAAQLYSDVEYEFTVNKNMFRPIPKVDSAIISLTFKEENLNKVKDDIKFVAFVRKIFNNKRKTISNNLTNITNNKEHSLNILSKINIRENLRPENITLEQFIEMYNEVK; encoded by the coding sequence ATGGAATTTGCAAAGAAAAAGTTTGGACAAAACTTTATATCTGATAAAAATCTTATAAATAAGATAATAAATATTCTTGATCAAGAACCAAATCATTTAATAATTGAAATTGGTCCTGGTAGAGGGGCACTTACAAAAGAATTAATTAATAGATTTGAAAAAGTTATTGCTATTGAAATAGATCAAGATATGGAATCAATTTTAAAATCAGAAATTAGTTCATCCAAGTTTGAATTGATAATAAAAGATTGTTTAGAAGTTGATTTAAAAGATTTGATAGAAAAAAATAATTATAAAAAAATTTCTTTGATATCAAATACTCCTTACTACATCACAAGTGAAATAATTTTTAGAACTTTAAACGTTTCTAAATTATTAGACAAAGCAATTTTTATGGTTCAAAAGGAAGTTGCACAAAGAATTTGTGCAAGGGCAAATGAAAATAATTATAATAATCTTTCTGTTGCAGCTCAACTTTATTCAGATGTTGAATATGAATTTACAGTTAACAAAAATATGTTCAGACCAATTCCAAAAGTAGATTCTGCAATAATTTCATTAACTTTCAAAGAAGAAAATCTAAATAAAGTAAAAGATGACATTAAATTTGTTGCCTTTGTTAGAAAAATATTTAATAATAAAAGAAAAACAATCTCTAATAATTTAACAAATATTACAAACAATAAAGAACATTCTTTGAATATTCTAAGTAAAATAAATATAAGAGAAAACTTAAGACCAGAGAATATAACTCTAGAACAGTTTATAGAAATGTACAATGAGGTTAAGTAA
- the rnmV gene encoding ribonuclease M5, with product MKIKQVVIVEGVTDTAKLKKIFGNDNVDTIETNGLALSTDTLNFILDVNSTRGVIIFTDPDGPGLRIRDTINTYLDFKCFNAFINKKRIINSKKIGIAEAQEEDIREALANLITFDTNGLSMTWEDFLKNDFFEPKARKKIAEKYDWSEKINSKRLFKWINLMNLTVEDVKKIIGE from the coding sequence ATGAAGATAAAACAAGTTGTGATTGTAGAAGGTGTTACAGACACTGCCAAACTCAAAAAGATATTTGGAAATGATAATGTTGATACCATCGAAACAAATGGACTTGCCTTATCTACAGATACTTTAAATTTTATTTTGGATGTTAATAGCACACGTGGTGTAATTATTTTTACCGATCCAGATGGACCAGGATTACGAATTCGTGATACTATTAATACCTACTTAGATTTTAAATGTTTTAACGCATTTATCAATAAGAAAAGGATAATAAATTCAAAAAAAATTGGAATAGCTGAAGCTCAAGAAGAAGATATTAGAGAAGCTCTAGCAAACTTGATAACTTTTGACACAAATGGTTTGAGTATGACATGGGAAGATTTTTTAAAAAATGATTTCTTCGAACCCAAAGCTAGAAAAAAAATAGCAGAGAAGTATGATTGAAGTGAAAAAATAAATTCAAAAAGACTTTTCAAATGAATTAACTTGATGAATCTAACTGTTGAAGATGTAAAAAAAATAATAGGAGAATAA
- a CDS encoding rod shape-determining protein yields MASWDRKREFVALDLGTANVVAYLGGQGIIYNEPSTMAYDVHTNTVIASGESAYEMIGKTNEDIRMVVPLVDGVIADLDAAKDLIKIIFSRIKLSDILKNALVVLACPSGVTELERSALKQVVSDMGARNVLVEEEVKLSAIGAGINIAIASGHLVVDIGGGTTDIAIISAGDIVISRSIKVAGNHFDEEIRKYIRAEYNVLIGIKTAEKIKIEIGALTKIDNGRTFRAFGRDVISGLPREVVISPDEVKNALLAPFSKITDLIVEVMENTPAELAGDIIRNGITICGGGALIRGIDTYFESIFQLKVSKAQDPLLTVIEGTKEYEKNAEKWLEVVEMRDSREYNIK; encoded by the coding sequence ATGGCATCATGAGATCGTAAAAGAGAATTCGTTGCTTTAGACTTAGGAACAGCTAACGTTGTTGCTTACCTAGGTGGACAAGGTATCATTTATAATGAACCTTCAACTATGGCATACGATGTTCACACAAACACTGTTATCGCATCAGGGGAATCAGCATACGAAATGATCGGAAAAACAAATGAAGACATTAGAATGGTAGTTCCATTAGTTGATGGAGTTATAGCAGACCTTGACGCAGCAAAAGATTTAATTAAAATAATCTTTTCACGTATTAAATTATCAGACATCTTAAAAAATGCATTAGTAGTTCTTGCCTGCCCTTCAGGAGTTACTGAATTAGAGAGAAGTGCATTAAAACAAGTTGTTTCAGATATGGGAGCAAGAAATGTTCTTGTTGAAGAAGAAGTTAAATTATCAGCAATCGGAGCTGGAATTAACATTGCTATCGCAAGTGGACACTTAGTTGTTGACATCGGTGGAGGAACTACTGATATAGCTATTATATCAGCTGGGGATATTGTTATTTCAAGATCAATCAAAGTTGCTGGAAATCACTTTGACGAAGAAATAAGAAAATATATTCGTGCTGAATACAACGTATTAATCGGAATTAAAACTGCAGAAAAAATCAAAATTGAAATCGGTGCATTAACAAAAATAGATAATGGACGTACTTTCCGTGCATTTGGTAGAGACGTTATCTCTGGTTTACCAAGAGAAGTAGTTATCTCACCAGATGAAGTGAAAAACGCTTTATTAGCACCATTTAGTAAAATTACAGACCTAATTGTTGAAGTTATGGAAAACACACCAGCTGAATTAGCTGGAGATATCATTAGAAATGGTATTACAATTTGTGGAGGAGGAGCTTTAATTAGAGGAATTGATACATACTTTGAATCAATTTTCCAATTAAAAGTAAGTAAAGCTCAAGATCCATTACTAACAGTTATCGAAGGTACTAAAGAATACGAAAAAAATGCAGAAAAATGATTAGAAGTTGTTGAAATGCGTGATTCAAGAGAATACAACATTAAATAA